One genomic window of Cupriavidus malaysiensis includes the following:
- a CDS encoding TetR/AcrR family transcriptional regulator, which translates to MPQPSALAEATPARSHIAERQEARRRQILDTAAQLFYTKGYPGMTMNDLCRALGVTKPAVYYYFTDKYEIFDILCRESAQTCLPVIRETADPALPVRERLEACLLEMARRCIASHVPATLSFRDHQYLRPDTVAWLGEMARAFYRDLYALLEEGKGAGVFAYGDARVAAHAIGSVVGFMYTWHDPDRLDGEALARELATNMMKLVLPAGD; encoded by the coding sequence ATGCCACAGCCCTCCGCCCTCGCCGAAGCCACTCCCGCCCGTTCGCACATCGCCGAGCGCCAGGAAGCGCGGCGCCGCCAGATCCTCGATACCGCGGCCCAGCTCTTCTACACCAAGGGCTATCCGGGCATGACCATGAACGACCTGTGCCGGGCGCTGGGCGTGACCAAGCCCGCGGTCTATTACTACTTCACCGACAAGTACGAGATCTTCGACATCCTCTGCCGCGAGTCGGCGCAGACCTGCCTGCCGGTGATCCGCGAAACCGCCGATCCTGCGCTGCCCGTGCGCGAGCGTCTCGAGGCCTGCCTGCTGGAGATGGCGCGGCGCTGCATCGCCAGCCATGTGCCGGCCACGCTGAGCTTCCGCGACCACCAGTACCTGCGTCCCGACACCGTGGCCTGGCTCGGCGAGATGGCGCGCGCCTTCTACCGGGATCTCTATGCCTTGCTGGAGGAGGGCAAGGGCGCCGGCGTGTTCGCCTACGGCGATGCACGCGTGGCCGCGCACGCCATCGGCAGCGTGGTCGGCTTCATGTACACCTGGCACGATCCGGACCGCCTCGACGGCGAGGCGCTGGCGCGCGAGCTGGCCACCAATATGATGAAGCTGGTATTGCCGGCCGGCGACTGA
- a CDS encoding AMP-binding protein, with translation MDHTAQGPAAAADEAAYLDDLHQRWQRAWPAGTPREPVYPLGRQPLSEMLRHWGRTRPGQPAVLFYGHQTTYGELDALSDRCAALLAAHGIGAGDRVAVLLPNCPQFHVVFFGILKLGAVYVPVSPLSQRAELLHALRDSTPRALVALDQLLPLVRDARGALGAEDPLASLFYTSFADVVPAAPTLPLPPMAQAPRCPAEPQDHAIDLLPALAACQAPAPRAAPALDAVAALNYTGGTTGLPKGCIHTQGDMVDMAAAFGAVSLPLDEQAVMLGFFPEFWIAGENLCLIFPVFYGTPLVLLARWDAETFMAAVERYRVTNASMLVDSVVEVMDHPRVSQYSLRSLRHVGVSSFVKKLNLDYRRRWQALTGSTIAETAWGMTETQTCNTFTLGMQGDDLDLRSQPIFVGLPVPGTEFKICDFDSGALLPPGTEGELCVRTPTLLKGYWNKPEATRESLRGGWFHTGDIGVIDTQGYLHYLGRRKEMLKVNGMSVFPAEIEALLGQHPAVLGSAVLGRPDEDRGQLPIAFVMLKPEAAGTLDEAALTAWCRANMAVYKVPLLRIVDALPLTATGKVRKQDLADLAAAVR, from the coding sequence ATGGACCATACCGCCCAGGGGCCGGCCGCGGCCGCCGACGAAGCCGCCTATCTCGACGACCTGCACCAGCGCTGGCAGCGCGCATGGCCTGCCGGCACGCCACGCGAGCCGGTCTACCCGCTGGGGCGCCAGCCGCTCAGCGAGATGCTGCGCCACTGGGGCCGCACGCGGCCCGGACAGCCCGCCGTGCTCTTCTACGGGCACCAGACCACCTACGGCGAACTGGATGCGCTGAGCGACCGCTGTGCCGCGCTGCTGGCCGCGCACGGCATCGGCGCCGGCGACCGCGTGGCGGTGCTGCTGCCGAACTGCCCGCAATTCCACGTGGTCTTCTTCGGCATCCTGAAGCTGGGCGCGGTCTACGTGCCGGTCAGCCCGCTCTCCCAGCGCGCCGAGCTGCTGCACGCGCTGCGCGACAGCACGCCGCGCGCGCTGGTCGCGCTGGACCAGTTGCTGCCGCTGGTGCGCGATGCGCGCGGCGCGCTGGGCGCGGAGGATCCCCTCGCCAGCCTGTTCTACACCAGCTTCGCCGACGTGGTGCCGGCCGCACCGACGCTGCCCCTGCCGCCGATGGCCCAGGCGCCGCGCTGCCCGGCCGAACCGCAGGACCATGCCATCGACCTGCTGCCAGCGCTGGCCGCCTGCCAGGCGCCCGCGCCACGGGCCGCGCCCGCGCTCGACGCCGTGGCCGCGCTTAACTACACCGGCGGCACCACCGGCCTGCCCAAGGGCTGCATCCACACCCAGGGCGACATGGTCGACATGGCGGCAGCCTTCGGCGCGGTCTCGCTGCCGCTCGACGAACAGGCCGTGATGCTCGGCTTCTTTCCCGAGTTCTGGATCGCCGGCGAAAACCTGTGCCTGATCTTCCCGGTCTTCTACGGCACGCCGCTGGTCCTGCTGGCACGCTGGGATGCCGAGACCTTCATGGCCGCGGTCGAACGCTACCGCGTCACCAATGCCTCCATGCTGGTCGACAGCGTGGTGGAGGTGATGGACCACCCGCGCGTATCGCAGTATTCGCTGCGCTCCCTGCGGCACGTGGGCGTGTCGTCCTTCGTCAAGAAGCTCAACCTGGACTACCGGCGCCGCTGGCAGGCACTGACCGGCTCGACCATCGCCGAAACCGCCTGGGGCATGACCGAGACCCAGACCTGCAACACCTTCACGCTGGGCATGCAGGGGGACGATCTCGACCTGCGCTCCCAGCCCATCTTCGTCGGCCTGCCGGTCCCGGGCACCGAGTTCAAGATCTGCGACTTCGACAGCGGCGCACTGCTGCCGCCGGGCACGGAGGGCGAACTGTGCGTGCGCACGCCAACGCTGCTCAAGGGCTACTGGAACAAGCCCGAGGCCACGCGCGAGTCGCTGCGCGGCGGCTGGTTCCACACCGGCGACATCGGCGTGATCGACACGCAGGGCTACCTGCACTACCTGGGCCGGCGCAAGGAGATGCTCAAGGTCAACGGCATGAGCGTGTTCCCGGCCGAGATCGAGGCCCTGCTCGGCCAGCACCCGGCGGTGCTCGGCTCCGCCGTGCTGGGGCGCCCGGACGAAGACCGCGGCCAGCTGCCGATAGCCTTCGTGATGCTCAAGCCCGAAGCCGCCGGCACGCTCGACGAAGCCGCGCTGACCGCCTGGTGCCGCGCCAACATGGCTGTCTACAAGGTGCCGCTGCTGCGCATCGTCGACGCCCTGCCGCTGACCGCCACCGGCAAGGTGCGCAAGCAGGACCTGGCCGACCTCGCGGCCGCGGTGCGCTGA